Proteins from one Rosa chinensis cultivar Old Blush chromosome 7, RchiOBHm-V2, whole genome shotgun sequence genomic window:
- the LOC112180518 gene encoding putative pentatricopeptide repeat-containing protein At3g16890, mitochondrial isoform X1 — protein MRWLSSLASRVSPALRTLPHKPSPSSKIKPSKPLPSAPHKGNYFELRNNLISAKNTNFRVANKPIDHLYIARILSRKDWFLLLDHELNARRIVLNPQAVASVLQNQENPLHPFKFSIWVSNIDPLFLKNQSVRSVLANTLFRKGPVVLSVELLKDINNSGLKVTEDLLCILIGSWGRLGLAKYCAEVFGQISFLGLGLSTRLYNAVIDALVKSNSLDLAYLKFQQMPADNCYPDRFTYNILIHGVCKIGIVDEALRLVKQMEGLGYLPNVRTYTILVDGFCNSRRVDEAFGVMKIMRDKNVTPNEATVRSLVHGVFRCMDPSKAFELLLSFVERESLLFKVACDTILYCLSINHMAREIAVFLKKSGAKGYLPDSSTFNVAMVCLTKESAHPRDDVHDIFESFIHRGGKPGFGSYLALIEAMYKSGNVDEGNQIFEQMTKDGLVSSVFSYNMVIDCFCKAQIMDMASKAFGDMQQKGIPPNLVTFNTLLTGYCKAGEVSKAHELLIMLLQHGFKPDIFTFSTIIDGLCRVHQIDDAFDCFAEMVRWGITPNVITYNILLRSLCFVGDIARGVRLMKSMQVDGIKPDTYSFSYLIQSLCRMNKVEKAEEFFLAMLRSGLNPDNYTYSVFIKALCDLGRLDVAKEIFLSMEAYDYLPDSSICNVMLDSLVQHNRFEEACRIVKSFVRRKN, from the coding sequence ATGAGATGGCTTTCTTCTTTAGCCTCTAGGGTCTCACCGGCACTCAGAACCCTCCCTCACAAACCCTCGCCTTCATCAAAAATCAAACCCAGCAAGCCTCTGCCTTCTGCTCCTCACAAAGGTAATTACTTTGAGCTTCGAAACAATCTCATTTCAGCTAAGAATACCAATTTTCGTGTTGCTAATAAACCAATCGACCACCTCTACATTGCTCGAATTCTTTCTCGCAAGGactggtttttgttactcgaccaCGAGTTGAATGCCAGGAGGATCGTTTTGAATCCTCAGGCCGTTGCTAGTGTCTTGCAAAACCAAGAAAACCCATTGCACCCTTTCAAGTTTTCGATATGGGTTTCGAATATTGATCCCTTGTTCTTAAAGAATCAATCGGTTCGCAGTGTTTTAGCCAACACTCTTTTCAGGAAAGGCCCAGTTGTGTTGTCTGTTGAATTGCTAAAAGATATTAACAACTCAGGTTTGAAGGTCACTGAAGATTTGCTTTGCATATTAATTGGTAGTTGGGGGAGGTTGGGTTTGGCAAAGTATTGTGCTGAGGTTTTTGGGCAAATTTCGTTTTTGGGTCTTGGTCTTAGCACTAGGTTGTACAATGCTGTGATCGATGCCTTAGTCAAGTCCAATTCACTTGACTTGGCTTATTTGAAATTCCAACAGATGCCTGCAGATAATTGCTATCCTGATAGGTTCACTTACAATATCCTCATTCATGGAGTTTGCAAGATTGGTATTGTGGATGAAGCTCTCCGCTTAGTCAAGCAAATGGAGGGCTTGGGATACTTGCCTAATGTTCGTACTTATACAATTCTGGTTGATGGGTTTTGTAATTCAAGGAGGGTTGATGAGGCCTTTGGGGTTATGAAGATAATGAGGGATAAGAATGTGACTCCTAATGAAGCTACTGTCAGATCATTGGTTCATGGGGTGTTTCGTTGCATGGACCCCAGTAAGGCTTTTGAGTTGTTATTAAGTTTTGTTGAAAGGGAGTCTCTCTTGTTTAAGGTAGCTTGTGATACCATACTGTATTGCCTTTCAATTAACCACATGGCAAGGGAGATTGCTGtgtttttaaagaaatctgGTGCGAAAGGTTATTTGCCTGACAGTTCAACATTTAACGTTGCAATGGTTTGTTTGACAAAGGAATCAGCTCATCCTCGGGATGATGtacatgatatatttgaaagttTTATACATCGAGGTGGAAAACCAGGATTTGGTTCTTATCTTGCATTAATTGAAGCTATGTACAAGTCTGGAAACGTTGATGAGGGGAATCAAATCTTTGAGCAAATGACCAAGGATGGACTTGTATCTAGTGTCTTCTCATATAACATGGTAATTGATTGCTTTTGCAAAGCCCAAATTATGGACATGGCATCAAAGGCTTTTGGAGATATGCAGCAGAAAGGTATTCCTCCTAACCTTGTAACATTCAATACACTTCTTACTGGATATTGCAAGGCTGGAGAGGTAAGTAAGGCACATGAACTGTTGATAATGCTCCTACAACATGGTTTCAAACCAGATATATTCACTTTTAGTACAATAATTGACGGACTCTGTCGGGTGCACCAGATTGATGACGCTTTCGATTGTTTTGCTGAGATGGTCAGGTGGGGGATCACTCCAAATGTCATCACATACAATATATTGTTACGCTCTTTGTGTTTCGTCGGAGATATTGCTAGAGGAGTGCGACTAATGAAAAGTATGCAGGTAGATGGAATAAAACCAGATACTTACTCTTTCAGTTATCTTATTCAAAGTCTTTGTAGGATGAACAAGGTTGAGAAAGCAGAGGAATTTTTTCTTGCTATGTTGAGATCAGGTTTGAATCCTGACAATTATACATACAGTGTTTTTATCAAGGCATTGTGTGACTTGGGAAGACTTGACGTGGCAAAGGAGATATTCCTCTCTATGGAAGCATATGATTATTTACCCGATTCTTCTATTTGCAATGTAATGTTGGATTCTCTGGTTCAGCATAACCGTTTTGAAGAGGCCTGTAGAATAGTAAAAAGTTTTGTCAGGAGGAAAAACTAA
- the LOC112180518 gene encoding putative pentatricopeptide repeat-containing protein At3g16890, mitochondrial isoform X2, translated as MRWLSSLASRVSPALRTLPHKPSPSSKIKPSKPLPSAPHKGNYFELRNNLISAKNTNFRVANKPIDHLYIARILSRKDWFLLLDHELNARRIVLNPQAVASVLQNQENPLHPFKFSIWVSNIDPLFLKNQSVRSVLANTLFRKGPVVLSVELLKDINNSGLKVTEDLLCILIGSWGRLGLAKYCAEVFGQISFLGLGLSTRLYNAVIDALVKSNSLDLAYLKFQQMPADNCYPDRFTYNILIHGVCKIGIVDEALRLVKQMEGLGYLPNVRTYTILVDGFCNSRRVDEAFGVMKIMRDKNVTPNEATVRSLVHGVFRCMDPSKAFELLLSFVERESLLFKVACDTILYCLSINHMAREIAVFLKKSGAKGYLPDSSTFNVAMVCLTKESAHPRDDVHDIFESFIHRGGKPGFGSYLALIEAMYKSGNVDEGNQIFEQMTKDGLVSSVFSYNMVIDCFCKAQIMDMASKAFGDMQQKGIPPNLVTFNTLLTGYCKAGEVSKAHELLIMLLQHGFKPDIFTFSTIIDGLCRVHQIDDAFDCFAEMVRWGITPNVITYNILLRSLCFVGDIARGVRLMKSMQCFYQGIV; from the exons ATGAGATGGCTTTCTTCTTTAGCCTCTAGGGTCTCACCGGCACTCAGAACCCTCCCTCACAAACCCTCGCCTTCATCAAAAATCAAACCCAGCAAGCCTCTGCCTTCTGCTCCTCACAAAGGTAATTACTTTGAGCTTCGAAACAATCTCATTTCAGCTAAGAATACCAATTTTCGTGTTGCTAATAAACCAATCGACCACCTCTACATTGCTCGAATTCTTTCTCGCAAGGactggtttttgttactcgaccaCGAGTTGAATGCCAGGAGGATCGTTTTGAATCCTCAGGCCGTTGCTAGTGTCTTGCAAAACCAAGAAAACCCATTGCACCCTTTCAAGTTTTCGATATGGGTTTCGAATATTGATCCCTTGTTCTTAAAGAATCAATCGGTTCGCAGTGTTTTAGCCAACACTCTTTTCAGGAAAGGCCCAGTTGTGTTGTCTGTTGAATTGCTAAAAGATATTAACAACTCAGGTTTGAAGGTCACTGAAGATTTGCTTTGCATATTAATTGGTAGTTGGGGGAGGTTGGGTTTGGCAAAGTATTGTGCTGAGGTTTTTGGGCAAATTTCGTTTTTGGGTCTTGGTCTTAGCACTAGGTTGTACAATGCTGTGATCGATGCCTTAGTCAAGTCCAATTCACTTGACTTGGCTTATTTGAAATTCCAACAGATGCCTGCAGATAATTGCTATCCTGATAGGTTCACTTACAATATCCTCATTCATGGAGTTTGCAAGATTGGTATTGTGGATGAAGCTCTCCGCTTAGTCAAGCAAATGGAGGGCTTGGGATACTTGCCTAATGTTCGTACTTATACAATTCTGGTTGATGGGTTTTGTAATTCAAGGAGGGTTGATGAGGCCTTTGGGGTTATGAAGATAATGAGGGATAAGAATGTGACTCCTAATGAAGCTACTGTCAGATCATTGGTTCATGGGGTGTTTCGTTGCATGGACCCCAGTAAGGCTTTTGAGTTGTTATTAAGTTTTGTTGAAAGGGAGTCTCTCTTGTTTAAGGTAGCTTGTGATACCATACTGTATTGCCTTTCAATTAACCACATGGCAAGGGAGATTGCTGtgtttttaaagaaatctgGTGCGAAAGGTTATTTGCCTGACAGTTCAACATTTAACGTTGCAATGGTTTGTTTGACAAAGGAATCAGCTCATCCTCGGGATGATGtacatgatatatttgaaagttTTATACATCGAGGTGGAAAACCAGGATTTGGTTCTTATCTTGCATTAATTGAAGCTATGTACAAGTCTGGAAACGTTGATGAGGGGAATCAAATCTTTGAGCAAATGACCAAGGATGGACTTGTATCTAGTGTCTTCTCATATAACATGGTAATTGATTGCTTTTGCAAAGCCCAAATTATGGACATGGCATCAAAGGCTTTTGGAGATATGCAGCAGAAAGGTATTCCTCCTAACCTTGTAACATTCAATACACTTCTTACTGGATATTGCAAGGCTGGAGAGGTAAGTAAGGCACATGAACTGTTGATAATGCTCCTACAACATGGTTTCAAACCAGATATATTCACTTTTAGTACAATAATTGACGGACTCTGTCGGGTGCACCAGATTGATGACGCTTTCGATTGTTTTGCTGAGATGGTCAGGTGGGGGATCACTCCAAATGTCATCACATACAATATATTGTTACGCTCTTTGTGTTTCGTCGGAGATATTGCTAGAGGAGTGCGACTAATGAAAAGTATGCAG TGTTTTTATCAAGGCATTGTGTGA